The nucleotide sequence ACCCGTTGGGGTACCTTCGTGCGATCGGGGCCCGCATCCAGTACTGGATCCGGGCACAGGGGCCAAACGGACCGGTCATTGTGGGGGCGATGTTGTTTGGGGCTGCGGCGAAGGCCCTGGCTGCACGGGATCAGTGGATCGGATGGACGGCGGAGCAGCGCAGGCGGTATCGCCCACGAATCGTGAACAACAATCGGTTTCTGATTCTGCCGGGTGTACAGATTCCCCATCTGGCCAGTCATGCGCTTGCGTTGGCGGCCCGGCGGATTCGAGCGGATTGGAAGGCGCGCTATGGGTTTGAACCGGTTCTTTTGGAGACGTTTATCGAACCCCAATATCCAGGAACTTGCTACCGAGCGGCCAACTGGATCGAGATCGGGAAGACGGCGGGACGAGGAAGACAGGATCGATTCTTCGAGTATGGAACGTCCGTGAAATCGATCTGGGTCTATCCGCTGGTGCGGGACTGGCGGAAGCGGTTGGTCGAACCCTTTCCACAGCTTGTGGAAGACGAGTGGGGGGAATCGAGATGACGCTTCGGAATCCCGAGTCGATTCACCCCTGGACCCTTCCGAATCGGAAAAGCTCGTATCGAAACAGCGAGGAGGAGCGAGCGGACCGGCAAACGGCCGTGGAAGCCCAGTTGCCGGTTTGGCGAGCGTTGTTGCCGGGCTTGATGGAGAAGTTTTCACGGATTGCCGACCCCCGACGTCCAGGGAGCATTCGGCACAAACTGACTGTGCTTCTGACGTTTGGGCTGTTTATGTTTATCTTTCAGTATGCCTCCCGCAGAAGAGCCAATCGGGAACTGACGCGTCCAACGTTTTGGGAACACTTTCGGGAGATCTTTCCGGAGGTGGAAACCATCCCGCATATGGACACGGTGCAGCGGATCTTGGAACGGATCAATCCGGGGGAGCTCGAGGAGGTGATGACGGCGACGGTGAAGCGCCTTCTGCGGTCGGGACGACTGAAGGCGCTGTTGGTCGAGAAGCAATACGTGATCGCCATAGACGGCACCCAAAAGGCGAGTCGGGGGCAGCCCTGGGCCTCGGAGGCTTTGCATCGTCGGCACGGGGAGAACCAGGTCTCGTCCATGGCCTATGCCCTGGAGGCTAGCCTTGTCAGCCCTCAAGGGGTGGTCCTCCCGTTTCTCACGGAGTTTTGCGAGAATGCGGCTGAGCAGCAGGAGTTCGAGAAGCAAGACAGTGAACTGAAGGCCTGCAAACGGCTGCTGACCCGCCTGCGCAAGATGTTTCCCAAATTGCGGATCTTGGTGGTGGCCGACGGGCTGTACCCCAACGGGCCGATGATGGCGCTGTGTCGGGATCTGCATCTGGACTTTATGTTTGTCCTGCCCCAAAGCTGTTTGCCCAGTGTGTGGGAAGAGGTCAAAGGCTTGAGAAAGATCGAACCCAACGAGCGGAGACACCGGTGGGGCAATCGCGAGCAAATCTTTTGGTGGATCAATCAGATCGACTATGATTTCAGGGAGGCTTCCGGGGCGCACCGTCGGCTTAAGGTGCATGTCGTGGGATGTACAGAGTTTTGGGAAGAGGGGGGGAAGCAGCAGGAGGCGCATTGGGCGTGGGTGTCCGGGCAGCCGCTGACGGCACAAAATGTGGTGAACCGCTGCAATCGTGCGGCACGCCACCGATGGGACATTGAGGAACAGATCCTGACGGAGAAGCACCGGGGATACGAGTATGAGCACCTGTACTCCACCGACTGGACGGCGATGCGAAACTGGCACGTGCTGATGCACCTCGGCCATCTGGTGAACGTCATGGCCTTGCATACCGAAGGGCTGATGAAGAAAGTGCGGGAACTGGGCTTTAGCGGGACGTTGAAGTTTCTGTACGAAAGCTGGACGCAGGGGTGGATGGATCGGGACTGGCTGCTGGCGCGTTGCCAAGGTCCTCCGCGGCTGACGATGGCGTTTTAACAGGAATATCTTGCAATATCGTTCTGTGGGGGAGGGGAGGTGTAACCTCTGGTGAACCAATTATCAACAGAAATGGATTTCCCTGTCATTCACGGCGATTCTCCTTTACAAGGACACCCTACAGGCAGAAGGGATTCAGACTCCGGGGCCGCCTCAGCTGCCTCCGAATTTTTTCTACACCGGTTCATGCGTCAGCACTGGGAAGGCGCCAGCAGGGTTGACACCAAAGTCTGGCTGTGATAGTGTATTTGGGGTATCCGGCTGGATCATCGGGCCATTTCCTGGAGGTGTCACGGTTGCGCGTCAATATCATCCTTGCGTGTACGGAATGTAAACATCGCAATTACGTATCGCGCAAGAACAAGAAGAACAATCCGGACCGGCTCGAGCGCAGGAAGTTCTGCCGCTGGTGCAATCAGCATACCCTGCACCGGGAGACTCGGTAGTCCGGCGGCGAGGGGAACTATGGGATTTGTAGAAGCCGTGCGCAATGGCTCGTCCCGGGTGGTGGGGTATTTTCGGGACGTGGTCGGCGAACTCAGACGGGTGCGTTGGCCGAATCGGAAGGAACTGGTTAGCTATACCATTGTCGTGATCACCACGGTGATCGTCATGGCCGTTCTGATCTATCTTTTCGATCTTCTTTTCTCCTTGTTCCTGAACGCCATCGGCCTGGGGACGAGGTAGGACTACAACCGCAGGGGAGGGTGGGCGTTATACGCCCGGGATTCCGATGGAACAACTGGAAAAGCGGTGGTATGTCGTTCACACCTATTCCGGGTTCGAGAACAAAGTGAAAACGAACTTGGAAAAGCGCGTCCTGTCCATGAATATGGAGGATAAGATTTTTCGCGTTTTGGTGCCAACCGAGGAAGAGATCGAAACGAAGAACGGCAAGAAACGGGCGGTCATGAAGAAAGTGTTTCCCGGCTATGTGCTGGTGGAGATGATCATGACGGACGACTCGTGGTATGTGGTGAGAAACACGCCCGGAGTCACCGGCTTTGTGGGTTCCACAGGAGCTGGCTCCAAACCGATTCCCCTTCATCCCGCCGAGGTTCGGGCGATCTTGAAACAGATGGGAATGGATGAACCGAAGGAACGGGTCGATCTTCACGTCCGGGATGCGGTCCGGGTCGTGGAGGGGCCTTTTGCTGACTTCGTCGGGAGCATCGAGGAAGTGTATCCTGAAAAGCAGAAGGTTCGGGTGCTTGTTTCCATGTTCGGGCGGGACACGCCGTTGGAGTTGGAGTTTTCTCAGGTGGAGAAGATTTAATGGTGTGAAGACGTTTTGGCGAGATCCTCCGTCGGGTGAAGGAGGTGAAAGTCGTTGGCGAAAAAGATCATCAAAGTGGTCAAACTGCAGATTCCAGCCGGAAAGGCGACACCCGCGCCGCCTGTGGGTCCTGCTCTTGGACAGGCGGGTGTGAATATCATGGGCTTTTGCAAAGAGTTCAACGCCCGCACGGCGGACCAAGCGGGCATGGTTATTCCCGTGGTCATCAGCGTGTTTGAAGATCGGTCCTTCACGTTCGAAACCAAGACTCCGCCGGCATCCGATTTGTTGAAGAAGGCGGCCGGCGTCGAACGCGGGTCCGGAGAGCCGAATAAAAAGAAAGTGGCTGTTGTCAAGCGAGCCAAGGTGCGCGAGATTGCAGAGATGAAGATGCAGGATCTCAATGCGGCCTCGGTGGAGGCTGCGATGCGCATGATCGAGGGCACGGCCCGAAGCATGGGCATTACCGTCGAAGATTGACGGGTTATCGTGGGAGGTTCGCGCCGAAGGGACCACGAAGGAGGTAGACACATGGCCCATATGGGAAAACGGTATGAGGAAGCGGTGAAGTCTGTCGACCGGGATCGCCTCTATGATCCCGAAGAGGCCCTGGCTTTGGTGAAACAACTGGCGAAAGCCAAGTTCGATGAAACGGTGGAGGTCGCGGTGCGCCTGGGCGTCGATCCGAAAAAGGCGGATCAGCAGGTTCGAGGTGCGGTGGTGTTACCCCATGGTACAGGGAAAACGGTTCGTGTGCTGGTGTTCGCTAAGGGCGAGAAAGCGAAAGAAGCCGAGGCCGCCGGTGCGGACATCGTCGGGGATGATGAATTGATTGCCCGAATCCAACAGGGATGGCTTGATTTTGATGTGGCGGTGGCGACTCCGGATATGATGGGGGCGGTGGGCCGTCTGGGCCGTATCCTGGGGCCAAAAGGGATGATGCCCAATCCCAAGACGGGTACAGTGACCTTCGACGTTGAACGGGCGGTCCAGGAGATCAAGGCCGGGAAGATTGAGTACCGCGTGGACAAGGCGGGGAATATTCATGCGCCGATTGGAAAGGTTTCCTTTGAGACGGCGCACCTCGTCGAGAATTTCCACGCGCTGATGGATGCCTTGCAAAAGGCAAAACCCGCGGCGGCCAAAGGGCAATACATCCGTAGCGTGGCCGTTAGTTCGACGATGGGCCCTGGGGTGAGGGTCAATCCGACCAAGGCGGTGGCCGTTGTATCCTGAGGGTAGATGAAAAAACCACATCCCGTTGCGCC is from Kyrpidia tusciae DSM 2912 and encodes:
- a CDS encoding Druantia anti-phage system protein DruA; the encoded protein is MDVPFWIGDREFREADLELIRNTVQRFSRLSREEIAATLCENLPWKSPNGRLKVEACHKLLLKLEQKGVITLPPLRAQGPRGCRERRGGVVQTQLQACLRDVLPVIVEPVRPEERADWNATMATYHPLGYLRAIGARIQYWIRAQGPNGPVIVGAMLFGAAAKALAARDQWIGWTAEQRRRYRPRIVNNNRFLILPGVQIPHLASHALALAARRIRADWKARYGFEPVLLETFIEPQYPGTCYRAANWIEIGKTAGRGRQDRFFEYGTSVKSIWVYPLVRDWRKRLVEPFPQLVEDEWGESR
- a CDS encoding transposase family protein, with the translated sequence MTLRNPESIHPWTLPNRKSSYRNSEEERADRQTAVEAQLPVWRALLPGLMEKFSRIADPRRPGSIRHKLTVLLTFGLFMFIFQYASRRRANRELTRPTFWEHFREIFPEVETIPHMDTVQRILERINPGELEEVMTATVKRLLRSGRLKALLVEKQYVIAIDGTQKASRGQPWASEALHRRHGENQVSSMAYALEASLVSPQGVVLPFLTEFCENAAEQQEFEKQDSELKACKRLLTRLRKMFPKLRILVVADGLYPNGPMMALCRDLHLDFMFVLPQSCLPSVWEEVKGLRKIEPNERRHRWGNREQIFWWINQIDYDFREASGAHRRLKVHVVGCTEFWEEGGKQQEAHWAWVSGQPLTAQNVVNRCNRAARHRWDIEEQILTEKHRGYEYEHLYSTDWTAMRNWHVLMHLGHLVNVMALHTEGLMKKVRELGFSGTLKFLYESWTQGWMDRDWLLARCQGPPRLTMAF
- the rpmG gene encoding 50S ribosomal protein L33, encoding MRVNIILACTECKHRNYVSRKNKKNNPDRLERRKFCRWCNQHTLHRETR
- the secE gene encoding preprotein translocase subunit SecE, translated to MGFVEAVRNGSSRVVGYFRDVVGELRRVRWPNRKELVSYTIVVITTVIVMAVLIYLFDLLFSLFLNAIGLGTR
- the nusG gene encoding transcription termination/antitermination protein NusG, translating into MEKRWYVVHTYSGFENKVKTNLEKRVLSMNMEDKIFRVLVPTEEEIETKNGKKRAVMKKVFPGYVLVEMIMTDDSWYVVRNTPGVTGFVGSTGAGSKPIPLHPAEVRAILKQMGMDEPKERVDLHVRDAVRVVEGPFADFVGSIEEVYPEKQKVRVLVSMFGRDTPLELEFSQVEKI
- the rplK gene encoding 50S ribosomal protein L11, yielding MAKKIIKVVKLQIPAGKATPAPPVGPALGQAGVNIMGFCKEFNARTADQAGMVIPVVISVFEDRSFTFETKTPPASDLLKKAAGVERGSGEPNKKKVAVVKRAKVREIAEMKMQDLNAASVEAAMRMIEGTARSMGITVED
- the rplA gene encoding 50S ribosomal protein L1; translated protein: MAHMGKRYEEAVKSVDRDRLYDPEEALALVKQLAKAKFDETVEVAVRLGVDPKKADQQVRGAVVLPHGTGKTVRVLVFAKGEKAKEAEAAGADIVGDDELIARIQQGWLDFDVAVATPDMMGAVGRLGRILGPKGMMPNPKTGTVTFDVERAVQEIKAGKIEYRVDKAGNIHAPIGKVSFETAHLVENFHALMDALQKAKPAAAKGQYIRSVAVSSTMGPGVRVNPTKAVAVVS